A part of Miscanthus floridulus cultivar M001 chromosome 6, ASM1932011v1, whole genome shotgun sequence genomic DNA contains:
- the LOC136460531 gene encoding 3'-5' exonuclease-like, with translation MFGGRSNSSTTRLTVHFGSAMIDTTVTRDAAVADEWVRTVRAANPRGARLIVGLDCEWKPNYRSWTTSKVAILQLCAGTRCLVLQLFYVDRIPASIRSFLADPCVLFVGIGVSEDVAKLDADYGLTCAAHLDLEGRCNDHLGHYTGGRRLGLKGFAREVLGLAMEKPRSVTMSNWEKHDLEEAQIRYACIDAYVSYKLGEKILAN, from the coding sequence ATGTTTGGTGGTCGTTCCAACAGCTCCACCACTCGCCTCACGGTCCACTTCGGCTCCGCCATGATCGACACCACCGTCACCCGCGACGCCGCGGTCGCCGACGAGTGGGTCCGCACCGTGCGCGCCGCCAACCCGCGTGGCGCCCGGCTCATCGTTGGGCTCGACTGCGAGTGGAAGCCCAACTACCGCAGCTGGACGACCTCCAAGGTGGCCATCCTCCAGCTCTGCGCCGGCACACGCTGCCTCGTCCTCCAGCTCTTCTACGTCGACCGCATCCCGGCGTCCATCAGGAGCTTCCTCGCCGATCCCTGCGTGCTGTTCGTCGGCATCGGCGTCAGCGAGGACGTGGCGAAGCTGGACGCCGACTACGGGCTCACCTGCGCGGCGCACCTTGACTTGGAAGGCCGCTGCAACGACCACCTGGGCCACTACACTGGGGGGAGGAGGCTGGGGCTCAAGGGCTTCGCCAGGGAGGTGCTGGGGCTGGCCATGGAGAAGCCACGCAGTGTCACTATGAGCAACTGGGAGAAGCATGACCTCGAGGAGGCCCAGATCCGGTATGCATGTATCGATGCGTACGTGTCTTACAAGCTGGGAGAAAAGATCTTGGCCAACTAA
- the LOC136460530 gene encoding uncharacterized protein: MIMSYHACCLSVSTLRFRSVEIETTVTRDAAVADAWVRGLRASHPRGAPFIIGLDCKWNKQPTRSPAWMAPKSAVLQLCAGGGAATGCLVLQLLYLRHVPEILREFLRDPRVQLVGVGVVEAAARLAADHGLVCAAPVELAGPCDAYLGLAGRDKLGLKEYAKKVLDLNMEKPDSVGMSDWEKRDLSMCQIGYACVDAYVSYRLGEKVLLGC; encoded by the coding sequence ATGATCATGTCCTACCACGCCTGCTGCCTTTCCGTCTCCACGTTGCGCTTCCGGTCCGTGGAGATCGAGACCACCGTCACCCGCGACGCAGCGGTCGCGGACGCGTGGGTGCGCGGCCTCCGCGCCTCCCACCCGCGCGGCGCCCCCTTCATCATCGGTCTCGACTGCAAGTGGAACAAGCAGCCGACGAGGAGCCCCGCGTGGATGGCGCCCAAGTCGGCCGTCCTCCAGCtctgcgccggcggcggcgccgccaccgGCTGCCTCGTCCTCCAGCTGCTCTACCTCCGCCACGTCCCGGAGATTCTCAGGGAGTTCCTCCGTGACCCCCGGGTACAGCTCGTCGGAGTCGGCGTCGTGGAGGCCGCCGCGAGGCTGGCCGCCGACCACGGGCTCGTGTGCGCGGCGCCCGTGGAGCTAGCGGGCCCCTGCGACGCGTACCTGGGCCTCGCGGGCAGGGACAAGCTGGGCCTTAAGGAGTACGCCAAGAAGGTGCTGGACCTCAACATGGAGAAGCCCGATAGCGTGGGCATGAGCGACTGGGAGAAGCGTGATCTGAGCATGTGCCAGATTGGCTACGCCTGCGTTGATGCGTACGTGTCATACAGGCTGGGTGAGAAGGTCTTGTTGGGCTGCTGA